The Besnoitia besnoiti strain Bb-Ger1 chromosome Unknown contig00014, whole genome shotgun sequence genome contains a region encoding:
- a CDS encoding uncharacterized protein (encoded by transcript BESB_026700), whose protein sequence is MPGASYLSGLLLPAATEAWDIISAEIFFLVSEYVPALPPQDALPPGPFAPCAHLKALTKLVFKDSEAWTCAFFGAAEESRMTTPLACASYLPSASLGSPPREDLEPRHCCPSELPQTSEEQEPPQPAPGGFSVLSSFLTCFSLVKQVVAAKLREARTRACARAAALFAEFVDNPTAADHGETLLHGMPRLARTVQQVLEATPVSPAIGRLLEELHLSWGSWLSGRNETATQDEASAPAERRAEGARQGECRQHTGDTREVEEACSEQGSTMRERLPETYERAQVMPFSQEFLALEA, encoded by the coding sequence ATGCCTGGAGCTTCCTATCTCTCTGGTCTCCTTCTGCCTGCAGCCACCGAAGCTTGGGACATCATTTCGGCCGAGATTTTCTTCTTGGTTTCAGAATACGTTCCTGCGCTGCCTCCCCAAGATGCACTTCCTCCCGGTCCGTTTGCACCTTGTGCTCACCTGAAGGCGCTGACGAAGCTCGTTTTTAAAGACAGTGAAGCCTGGACGTGTGCCTTCTTTGGAGCAGCTGAAGAGAGCCGAATGACAACGCCTCTTGCGTGTGCATCTTACCTgccttcggcctcgctgggatcgccgccgagagaagaCCTTGAGCCCCGCCACTGCTGCCCTTCGGAGTTGCCGCAGACCAGCGAAGAACaagagccgccgcagccagcacCCGGCGGATTCAGCGTCCTTTCCTCGTTCTTAACCTGTTTCTCACTCGTGAAGCAGGTGGTCGCCGCAAAGCTCAGAGAGGCGCGaactcgcgcgtgcgcccgAGCCGCTGCGCTCTTCGCGGAGTTCGTCGACAATCCCACTGCGGCAGACCACGGCGAGACGCTTCTCCACGGCATGCCGCGACTTGCCCGCACAGTACAACAAGTTTTGGAGGCGACTCCGGTCTCACCCGCCATCGGGAGACTCTTGGAAGAGCTGCACCTTTCGTGGGGAAGCTGGCTGTCGGGGAGAAACGAAACAGCTACTCAAgacgaggcctccgcgccggcagaaCGCAGAGCAGAGGGAGCCAGGCAGGGAGAGTGCAGACAACACACAGGAGACACCCGTGAGGTTGAGGAGGCCTGCTCTGAGCAGGGATCGACGATGCGAGAGAGGCTCCCAGAGACCTACGAGCGAGCGCAGGTGATGCCCTTTTCGCAGGAATTTTTGGCGCTGGAAGCATGA
- a CDS encoding uncharacterized protein (encoded by transcript BESB_026710) has product MPLPTLPSSPPLSPLSPLSPCPSPVSTSATSLCACAPSRAVPLSSPSRARAEATAERSALTSGEKNPSTMDDTRSSETSLESSPVFLSPKDDSDVAEASPDSAALRLATRRTEDLVTGKCARTPREALRRAATETGEQGAGQTRRRSDSSVRADGQKDVCGSMEGARLGWAEGLPRSSLKEFGKISRRKEKLPTEKGRRLTPAPTTASEKNGPSGSVPQAATQPEEKEAPERQGQDGHIDAPMRAERRESESFTASSVVSPESLTEDDFEIPRREASALVTREATTTASEEDEEDGEAGAAREDQREDKKTPFSVFFSPQKRVVDIFPAPFAQRQHPAKRETRFGTPAAASSAGLRAALRGDTWKGLFLAAARWMAVTLFSLLLLLAKLACSLWAALARSLLPLGFVERVEGRAAHTVDAVKGFLLACRQKKRMALAGTDCRSAQSHVSCFPPLFSLASVPTASLSSPAEALQALHTTAEASAGKGPAASAEEEKPRGTKEDKEVDFFGLTPDDILALGESSALSPPAPPTGGRPPSGGADASPLAGAGAASL; this is encoded by the coding sequence ATGCCACTTCCTACCCttccctcgtctcctcctctctctcctctctctcccctctcgccGTGCCCGTCTCCCGTGTCGACCTCTGCCacttcgctctgcgcctgtgCGCCGTCCCGAGCGGTTCCGCTCTCTTCACCTTCTAGGGCGCGTGCAGAGGCCACCGCCGAGCGGAGTGCACTGACTAGCGGAGAGAAGAACCCATCCACCATGGACGATACGCGAAGCTCCGAAACCTCCCTCGAGTCTTCgcccgtcttcctctcccccaAGGATGACAGCGACGTTGCAGAGGCCTCTCCAGACAGCGCCGCACTCCGtctggcgacgaggaggactgAAGACCTCGTCACGGGCAAGTGTGCGCGtacgccgcgagaggcgcttcgacgcgcagcgacggaAACCGGCGAACAGGGAGCAGGACAAACACGCCGAAGGAGCGACAGCTCTGTGCGCGCTGACGGCCAAAAGGACGTGTGCGGGTCAAtggaaggcgcgaggctAGGATGGGCTGAAGGACTACCTCGCAGCAGCTTGAAGGAATTCGGGAAGATCtcgaggagaaaagaaaaacttCCAACAGAGAAAGGCAGGCGTCTCACGCCAGCGCCGACCacagcgagcgagaaaaacgGACCGAGCGGCTCTGTCCCTCAGGCAGCTACACAAccagaggagaaagaggcacCAGAGAGGCAAGGGCAGGACGGTCACATCGACGCACCCAtgcgcgcagagcggcgagagagcgagagcttCACGGCATCGTCAGTTGTGTCCCCAGAATCTTTGACCGAAGACGACTTCGAAATCCCACGGCGAGAGGCCTCAGCGCTGGTGACACGAGAAGCCACGACGACAGCtagcgaagaagacgaggaagacggcgaggctggAGCTGCTAGGGAAGACCAGAGGGAGGACAAAAAGACTCCTTTCTCGGTGTTTTTCTCGCCGCAAAAGCGTGTGGTGGACATCTTCCCTGCACCGTTCGCACAGCGACAGCACCCTGCGAAGCGGGAGACGCGTTTCGgcacgcctgcggccgcttcctccgcaggcCTACGAGCGGCTCTCCGAGGGGACACGTGGAAGGGACTATTcttggcggccgcgcgctggaTGGCTGTTactctcttttctctgcttcttcttcttgccaAGCTCGCTTGCTCTCTGTGGGCagctctcgctcgctcgctgctCCCTCTCGGGTTCGTTGAGCGCGTCgaaggacgcgcggcgcacacTGTGGACGCCGTGAAGggcttccttctcgcgtGTCGACAGAAGAAGCGCATGGCATTGGCTGGCACTGACTGCCGCTCTGCGCAATCTCATGTCTCGTGCTTCCCCCCGTTGTTCTCGCTTGCTTCTGTTCCAACCGCGTCGCTGTCCTCGCCAGCAGAAGCCCTGCAGGCTCTCCACACGACGGCAGAAGCTTCCGCTGGAAAAGGCCCAGCAGCatctgcagaggaggaaaaacCACGTGGCACGAAAGAAGACAAAGAAGTGGACTTCTTCGGCCTGACGCCTGACGACATCCTGGCTTTGGGTGAGAGCAgcgccctctccccccccgccccccccacAGGCGGGCGTCCACCGAGCGGTGGCGCAGATGCCTCTCCCCTGGCGGGGGCTGGCGCGGCGAGTTTGTAG
- a CDS encoding uncharacterized protein (encoded by transcript BESB_026720) yields MGPSRRPAASPAVAELALLLLTLSLSGSVLACKGPHHHHDEFESVRSLDRRRLEPVASIGETEVIASPDTASLLEEAPFQRREASREDTREESREGVDPRPGKMDMLFLAAMVDARAPGGEEVAGTVNIIRQSPRRDPAGVQQVSRTPSSVQERTRLEEQAKSSSQSDSQTQVSPEAGLEADSPQRPERPSVLELDVRGG; encoded by the coding sequence ATGGGACCGTCTCGGCGACCAGCTGCATcccccgccgtcgcggagctcgccTTGCTTCTCTTGACTTTGTCTCTCTCGGGGTCAGTCCTTGCGTGCAAAGGGCCTCACCATCACCATGATGAGTTTGAATCCGTAAGAAGTCTCGACCGCAGACGGCTGGAGCCCGTCGCGTCGATTGGCGAAACCGAGGTGATCGCGTCCCCCGACACTGCGAGTCTTCTTGAAGAGGCCCCATTTCAGCGTCGCGAGGCCTCCAGGGAGGACACGCGCGAAGAGAGTCGTGAAGGAGTGGACCCCCGCCCGGGCAAGATGGATATGCTTTTCCTCGCTGCGATGGTCGACGCGAGAGCACCGGGTGGAGAGGAAGTCGCTGGCACAGTCAACATCATAAGGCAGTCTCCACGTCGGGATCCTGCAGGGGTCCAGCAGGTGTCCCGCACTCCGTCGTCCGTGCAGGAGAGGACTCGCCTTGAAGAGCAGGCGAAGTCGTCTTCACAGTCAGATTCACAGACTCAGGTGTCGCCTGAGGCCGGCCTTGAGGCAGACTCTCCCCAGCGTCCTGAGCGTCCTTCTGTTCTGGAGTTGGACGTCCGCGGGGGGTAG
- a CDS encoding peptidase family M13 protein (encoded by transcript BESB_026730) encodes MIKRDMNPLADPCYNADEYFCGGWRARTPVPADESSWTLAFDTLARDTREYLKSTLEAKSCADMRGELRRQQTSQAERKAPESQSVSSEDSRSSASTEEKKERTLDEWDVLATCIYEACMDEEAIDTRGATPLTDLMFGESDSRTMSLEFLLNGDFSQEAKELAEKEGSAVQSSPSSAPTSYRRRVAVIVQRLQAIFHRLKDVLFWSAYVGPNELHPDQGQTLNLGSLKLGLSYHFYEDDHLDYQMYYREHISNLLKIFETHVARTHPDLMDSAQQRNPNMKRSHTERARRIFEFEKGSLRPLVLSPEELRKVKEYTHEITYGELKATTKVLDVEALLHMYLDMIPRLESENDEGPVSSSSLEGKITFTASGVHVDDRVVLLIHEKDYFSKLEAMFQSVDWDVLHDYLLYKVVRSDASLLAKDFRDELQRYSKQVTKADPLPRWRTCVSSVPQWILSRNYVLGRFDKEKKQTVQHMAAGIRKAFRSLLEEYAWMDSATRQEALSKLAGMEEKIGFPDWLLEDYETYFTRYYGDKHQALAHANVHFDIQWHLGLEAIRSQLSEFGQPVDRKEWAMKPHSVNAYFSPSQNEIAFMAAVLQEPSLFVASPGAGRGEETVVKALSYGAIAGVIAHEVTHGFDDVGKEYDVQGRLRNWWTADSERAFKDEAACMRDQYSAYHVVVAVDSDASAEGTAEEVTRLGASLEGEGEATQTAKRTKTVRVRGDLTLGENIADNGGVQLAWKALKLELSAEQLNSRPLESYGVPMTAAQLFMFSWGHFWCEVALDSFIRRQVETDPHSPARFRIQGPLANFALFAEAEQCPAGSPLNPEKKCRVW; translated from the coding sequence ATGATAAAACGGGATATGAATCCACTCGCAGATCCGTGCTACAACGCAGACGAGTATTTCTGCGGTGGCTGGAGGGCCCGCACGCCTGTGCCAGCGGATGAGAGTTCGTGGACGTTGGCTTTCGACACCTTAGCCCGCGACACACGGGAATACTTGAAGAGTACGCTAGAGGCTAAGAGCTGCGCGGACATGCGAGGAGAGCTCCGCCGGCAGCAAACCAGTCAGGCAGAACGGAAGGCACCGGAAAGTCAGTCTGTTTCGAGTGAGGATTCCCGCAGTTCCGCTTCGAcagaggaaaagaaagaaagaaCTTTAGATGAATGGGATGTGCTCGCCACATGCATCTATGAAGCATGCATGGATGAAGAGGCCATCGACACACGGGGGGCGACGCCACTCACAGATCTCATGTTCGGGGAGTCTGACTCGAGAACAATGTCGCTGGAGTTCCTGCTCAACGGAGACTTTTCGCAGGAGGCCAAGGAGCTTGCCGAAAAGGAAGGAAGCGCTGTTCAGTCCTCACCTTCCTCTGCTCCCACATCCTACCGGCGCCGAGTGGCAGTGATCGtccagcggctgcaggcgatcTTTCACAGACTGAAGGACGTCCTTTTCTGGTCGGCATACGTTGGACCGAACGAGCTGCACCCAGACCAAGGGCAAACGCTGAACCTGGGGAGTCTCAAACTTGGGTTGTCTTACCATTTCTACGAGGACGATCATTTGGACTACCAGATGTACTACAGGGAGCACATCTCAAACCTTCTCAAGATATTCGAGACGCATGTGGCCAGAACGCACCCGGATTTGATGGATAGCGCACAACAGAGGAACCCTAACATGAAGCGCAGCCACACAGAGCGAGCACGCAGAATTTTCGAGTTTGAGAAGGGGTCCCTTCGCCCTCTCGTGCTCTCCCCAGAAGAATTGCGTAAGGTCAAAGAATACACGCACGAGATTACTTACGGCGAACTGAAAGCGACCACGAAGGTTCTGGACGTTGAGGCGCTGCTCCACATGTATCTCGATATGATTCCTCGGCTCGAGTCCGAGAACGACGAGGGCCCGgtgtcttcgtcctcgctggAGGGGAAGATCACCTTCACTGCGTCCGGTGTTCACGTGGACGATCGTGTCGTTCTGCTTATCCACGAGAAAGACTACTTTTCGAAGCTCGAAGCCATGTTTCAGTCTGTGGACTGGGACGTGCTGCACGATTACCTGCTCTACAAAGTTGTGCGCAGCGATGCAAGTCTGCTGGCGAAAGACTTCcgcgacgagctgcagcgaTACTCGAAGCAGGTGACGAAGGCAGATCCGCTTCCGCGCTGGCGCACGTGCGTATCCTCCGTGCCGCAATGGATTTTGTCGCGGAACTATGTGCTGGGGCGCTTCGAtaaagagaagaagcaaaCGGTACAGCACATGGCTGCCGGCATCCGCAAAGCGTTCAGGAGTTTGTTGGAGGAGTACGCGTGGATGgacagcgcgacgcgccaaGAGGCGCTCTCGAAGCTGGCGGGCATGGAGGAAAAGATTGGCTTTCCTGACTGGCTCCTCGAGGACTACGAGACGTATTTCACGCGGTACTACGGGGACAAGCACCAAGCCCTCGCGCATGCAAACGTCCACTTTGACATCCAGTGGCATCTGGGTCTGGAGGCGATTCGCTCGCAGCTCTCCGAGTTTGGTCAGCCCGTCGACCGCAAGGAATGGGCGATGAAGCCCCACAGCGTGAATGCGTACTTTTCGCCCTCGCAGAACGAAATCGCGTTCATGGCTGCGGTCCTCCAGGAGCCGTCGCTCTTTGTGGCCAGTCCGGGGgcgggccgcggcgaggagacagtcgTCAAGGCCTTGAGCTACGGCGCCATCGCGGGCGTCATTGCACACGAAGTGACGCACGGGTTCGACGACGTAGGAAAAGAATACGACGTCCAGGGCCGGCTGAGGAATTGGTGGACggcagacagcgagcgcgcgtTCAAGGACGAAgcggcctgcatgcgcgaccAGTACAGCGCCTAccacgtcgtcgtcgcggtGGACTCAGATGCGAGCGCCGAAGGCACAGCAGAAGAGGTGACCAGGCTGGGCGCGAGCCTggagggcgaaggagaagcgacgcagaccgCAAAGAGAACAAAGACCGTCCGCGTTCGAGGGGACTTGACGCTGGGCGAGAACATCGCCGACAACGGCGGCGTTCAGTTGGCGTGGAAAGCGCTGAAGCTTGAGCTGTCTGCAGAGCAGCTTAACTCCCGCCCTCTTGAGAGCTACGGAGTCCCGATGACCGCGGCACAGCTCTTCATGTTTTCTTGGGGGCACTTTTGGTGCGAGGTCGCCCTCGACAGCTTCATTCGCCGTCAGGTCGAGACAGATCCACACAGCCCAGCGCGCTTCCGCATCCAGGGGCCGCTCGCCAACTTCGCCCTTTTTGCGGAGGCAGAACAGTGCCCAGCGGGGAGTCCGTTGAATCCAGAGAAGAAGTGCAGAGTCTGGTGA